One window of the Acaryochloris sp. CCMEE 5410 genome contains the following:
- a CDS encoding M23 family metallopeptidase, with product MAKFNFCHLFAIIPWTLGSVASGHLVAHAQSAPSRLCPASVLSRLVRHSVKSGETLASIAQQYGLSTATLKGMNPKLRQGRARAGMNLVVPPYNGILVAVPAGSGLQAVAKAYRISSEVLFEVNGCQTSPKVAFVPGITWSPSINSRPTGIAPLQSVGNTFQSPRSVTGRDRYPLPQPASVLGTYGWRVNPETRKMQFYSGVDLQATPGTPVYAVSSGTVVFAGERGSSGQEVFIRHAQGRQTRYGRLQNLQVKVGQQVQPGHLLGEVASAPQTALRFEVRYRSSLGWVAHDPQSYLQSLQK from the coding sequence ATGGCCAAATTCAACTTTTGCCATCTGTTTGCAATCATACCTTGGACCTTAGGCAGCGTGGCGAGTGGTCACCTAGTCGCCCATGCTCAGTCAGCCCCCTCCCGGCTATGTCCTGCCTCTGTCTTGTCTCGGTTAGTGCGGCATTCGGTCAAGTCGGGGGAAACCTTGGCCAGCATCGCCCAGCAATATGGCCTATCCACTGCCACCCTCAAGGGTATGAATCCTAAACTTAGGCAAGGACGAGCTAGGGCAGGCATGAACTTAGTGGTGCCCCCCTATAACGGCATTTTGGTCGCCGTGCCTGCAGGGTCTGGCCTGCAGGCTGTGGCAAAAGCCTACCGCATTAGCTCGGAAGTCTTGTTTGAAGTGAATGGATGTCAGACCTCTCCCAAGGTTGCGTTTGTACCCGGTATCACCTGGTCTCCCAGCATCAACTCTCGCCCCACAGGGATTGCCCCGCTTCAGTCGGTGGGCAACACCTTCCAATCCCCTCGATCGGTAACGGGACGCGATCGCTATCCGTTACCACAGCCCGCATCGGTATTAGGAACTTACGGCTGGCGCGTCAATCCAGAGACCCGCAAAATGCAGTTCTACAGCGGCGTCGATTTGCAGGCAACGCCCGGCACCCCGGTCTATGCCGTTAGCTCCGGTACAGTCGTTTTTGCCGGGGAACGGGGTTCATCTGGCCAAGAGGTGTTTATTCGCCATGCCCAAGGTCGACAAACCCGCTATGGGCGGCTCCAAAATTTGCAGGTCAAGGTGGGGCAACAGGTCCAGCCCGGCCATTTGCTGGGTGAGGTGGCCTCTGCTCCCCAGACGGCCCTGAGGTTCGAAGTGCGATATCGGTCCAGCTTGGGATGGGTGGCCCATGACCCCCAGTCTTATTTGCAATCTCTACAAAAGTGA
- a CDS encoding DUF6334 family protein: protein MFCSSYESLVNLLEGDVPLILQRVERCKAKSFYTSNDLLGGDNLEALILFFGDYQVGIVCSGETDEVYISNGFQFAPHFRIDLSQQKPWKEILGMQLFSVWQPGLF from the coding sequence ATGTTCTGTTCCAGTTATGAGAGCTTAGTAAATTTGCTAGAGGGTGATGTACCACTTATCTTGCAAAGAGTCGAACGCTGCAAAGCCAAAAGTTTTTATACCTCTAATGATTTGCTGGGGGGAGACAATTTGGAAGCCCTAATCTTATTTTTTGGGGACTACCAGGTCGGCATAGTCTGTAGTGGTGAAACTGATGAAGTTTATATTTCGAACGGTTTCCAGTTTGCACCTCATTTTAGGATAGATTTATCGCAGCAAAAACCGTGGAAAGAAATTCTAGGGATGCAGCTTTTCTCTGTGTGGCAGCCAGGGCTGTTTTAA
- a CDS encoding ImmA/IrrE family metallo-endopeptidase has translation MRKGWNPNRRNRNIGTSKQGQGQNNQLVIPKSWPDDRVFWEVLNQPIAIQEKIGECELTFLVEPPRPECFYPCTVADVMSVLEYVPQSDLEGLELIIFRQPTRKQDQLNPVWGRFLYYATPGPHSGTAICIEAHNLNTPLRWSLSLGPDARDELTRLEADGHRIEKRRRDYTIHRTDESVRNTVLFRTLFHELGHYVDWMQSVILPSLDTTSEAEDERLRQEFDSKPSQEKEALAHRYAQNLATQLHQAGHIPFAPQPHAKALLDQGLKPVWFKPNLS, from the coding sequence ATGCGCAAAGGCTGGAATCCTAACCGTCGCAATCGCAATATTGGTACTTCCAAACAAGGGCAGGGACAAAATAATCAGTTAGTGATTCCAAAATCTTGGCCCGATGATCGGGTGTTTTGGGAAGTGCTTAACCAGCCTATTGCGATTCAGGAAAAGATTGGTGAATGTGAACTGACATTTCTAGTGGAGCCTCCGCGCCCGGAGTGTTTTTATCCCTGTACTGTCGCAGATGTGATGTCTGTTTTAGAATACGTTCCCCAGTCTGACCTGGAGGGCTTGGAGCTGATTATTTTTCGTCAACCGACGCGCAAACAAGATCAACTCAATCCTGTCTGGGGCCGTTTCCTGTACTATGCGACACCTGGGCCACATTCAGGGACCGCAATTTGTATCGAAGCCCATAATCTCAATACCCCCTTGCGGTGGTCTCTCTCCCTAGGGCCAGACGCTCGCGATGAACTCACTCGACTGGAAGCTGATGGCCATCGGATCGAAAAAAGACGACGTGATTACACGATCCACCGAACTGATGAGTCGGTTCGCAATACTGTTCTCTTTCGAACTCTATTCCATGAACTTGGACATTATGTGGATTGGATGCAAAGCGTTATTCTACCCAGTCTTGATACCACTAGCGAAGCCGAAGATGAGCGGCTGCGCCAAGAGTTTGACTCTAAACCTTCGCAAGAGAAAGAAGCCTTGGCCCATCGCTATGCCCAAAATCTAGCGACCCAACTGCATCAAGCGGGTCACATCCCTTTTGCACCTCAGCCCCATGCAAAAGCTTTACTGGATCAGGGGCTAAAGCCTGTTTGGTTTAAGCCCAATCTCTCGTAA
- a CDS encoding AAA family ATPase: MDLFEQHRQQLLETEAPLAARLRPRTLDEFVGQDEIVGPGRLLRRAIQADQLSSLIFYGPPGTGKTTLAQIIANTTQAHFLALNAVLAGIKDIRSSVDEAQDRRGQYGQRTILFVDEVHRFNKAQQDALLPWVENGTVILIGATTENPYFEVNKALVSRSRIFQLRSLMPDDLRQVLERALQDKYFGYGDTAIELEEAATEHLINVANGDARALLNALELAIETTEPDDQGVIPITLAVAEASIQRRAVLYDKEGDAHFDTISAFIKSMRGSDPDAALYWLARMVYAGEDPRFIFRRMIILASEDVGLADPQAVGVVMACAQAFDRIGLPEGQYPLAQAALYLSTAPKSNSALAYFDALASVEKEREGDVPNPLRDKSRDKHAFGHGANYKYPHAYRDHWVAQQYLPDSLQGQVFYQPSDQGAEAAIQTQIARQREAQLSGISEASTQETVSYGPKDSKRERWLQRTMSQTGDHAAWVRDRIFSFTQIQRHHVVLEVNSQTGLLTWEALRRTPEGSVYTHVSTDKVAQMLAAQAKALATLQRPIFLSGLSSNLESLVHDHTPDLQFDWILGRNAFANLMHQTDQPAAKKLAQNLINLLRPTGQIVLAETIPKYGQRICDLVKAEEVEKALYQRWQTAEAELYQGDTGDTQLTWDESDLQAAFADQPFTIDLEQTDMSLYVTPKLIERWFATSGDRPSYGKRLGQHCSATDVKQIHALLSQKLLHKTTQWRTTLAFVHVRCPK; encoded by the coding sequence ATGGATTTATTTGAGCAGCATCGTCAACAGCTTTTAGAAACGGAAGCTCCCCTAGCCGCGCGGTTGCGTCCCCGCACTTTGGATGAGTTTGTGGGCCAGGACGAGATTGTGGGCCCAGGACGATTACTGCGGCGGGCAATCCAGGCGGATCAACTCTCTTCACTGATTTTCTATGGTCCTCCGGGCACGGGCAAAACCACCCTGGCTCAGATTATTGCCAATACAACCCAAGCTCATTTTCTAGCCTTGAATGCGGTTTTAGCAGGCATCAAAGATATTCGCTCATCCGTGGATGAGGCCCAAGACCGACGAGGTCAATATGGTCAACGCACCATTCTGTTTGTAGATGAGGTGCATCGATTCAATAAAGCCCAACAGGATGCCTTGCTGCCTTGGGTGGAGAATGGCACGGTGATTTTAATTGGGGCAACCACGGAAAATCCCTATTTTGAGGTTAACAAAGCCCTGGTGAGCCGATCGCGAATTTTTCAGTTGCGATCTTTGATGCCAGATGACCTTCGGCAGGTACTAGAGCGAGCCTTGCAGGATAAATACTTCGGCTATGGCGATACGGCCATTGAGCTGGAAGAAGCCGCAACGGAGCACCTGATTAATGTGGCGAATGGGGATGCCAGAGCGTTGCTGAATGCTTTAGAACTGGCGATCGAAACCACCGAGCCCGATGACCAGGGCGTAATTCCCATTACCTTGGCCGTTGCGGAAGCCTCTATCCAACGGCGGGCGGTTCTCTATGACAAAGAAGGCGATGCCCATTTTGATACGATCAGCGCCTTTATCAAAAGTATGCGGGGGTCAGACCCCGATGCGGCTCTCTATTGGCTAGCCCGTATGGTTTATGCCGGGGAAGATCCCCGCTTTATCTTTCGGCGGATGATCATTTTAGCCAGTGAGGATGTGGGGCTAGCGGATCCGCAGGCCGTCGGTGTGGTGATGGCCTGTGCTCAAGCCTTTGATCGCATCGGGTTACCGGAGGGGCAATATCCCTTGGCCCAGGCAGCCCTTTACTTATCGACCGCTCCCAAATCCAATAGCGCTTTGGCCTATTTCGATGCTTTGGCCTCAGTTGAGAAGGAACGGGAGGGAGATGTTCCTAATCCCCTTAGGGATAAAAGTCGTGATAAACATGCCTTTGGTCATGGCGCAAATTACAAATATCCCCATGCCTATCGCGATCACTGGGTTGCCCAACAATATCTACCAGACAGTCTTCAAGGACAGGTCTTTTACCAACCGTCCGATCAAGGGGCTGAAGCGGCAATTCAAACTCAGATTGCGCGTCAGCGAGAAGCTCAACTCTCGGGAATTTCTGAGGCGAGTACCCAGGAGACGGTCAGTTACGGCCCGAAAGACTCGAAGCGGGAACGATGGTTACAGCGCACCATGAGTCAGACGGGCGATCATGCGGCTTGGGTGCGCGATCGCATTTTCAGTTTCACCCAAATTCAACGCCATCATGTGGTGCTGGAAGTCAACAGTCAAACGGGACTACTCACCTGGGAAGCCCTCCGGCGAACGCCTGAAGGCAGTGTCTATACCCATGTTTCCACCGATAAAGTCGCCCAAATGCTGGCAGCCCAGGCTAAAGCACTGGCAACCTTGCAACGTCCCATCTTTTTATCTGGGCTAAGTTCAAACCTAGAAAGTCTGGTTCATGACCATACCCCCGATCTTCAGTTTGATTGGATTTTAGGTCGAAACGCCTTTGCCAATCTGATGCATCAAACAGATCAGCCTGCGGCTAAGAAGCTTGCCCAGAATTTAATCAACCTTTTGAGACCGACGGGTCAAATAGTTCTCGCCGAAACGATTCCCAAATATGGGCAACGAATTTGTGATTTGGTAAAGGCAGAAGAGGTAGAAAAGGCTTTATACCAGCGTTGGCAAACGGCTGAAGCTGAATTATATCAAGGTGATACGGGCGATACGCAACTCACTTGGGATGAATCTGATCTACAAGCTGCATTTGCTGATCAACCGTTCACAATAGACTTAGAACAAACTGACATGAGCCTATATGTCACTCCTAAGTTGATTGAACGGTGGTTTGCGACAAGTGGTGATCGTCCTTCTTATGGAAAGCGTCTAGGGCAGCATTGTTCAGCGACAGATGTAAAACAGATTCACGCGCTGTTGTCTCAAAAGCTATTACACAAAACCACTCAATGGCGAACCACTCTTGCATTTGTCCATGTCCGCTGTCCTAAATAA
- a CDS encoding ISAs1 family transposase, with the protein MSHLIDTLKQVPDFRSAHGRIHPLWLLLLLMVMGMLAGYQGYRPLETFVSDYRQPLSELLGLESLEVPSHCTFRRVMKGLDFQALSHQFEAWMLSKAQTHSPDNYAASIDGKRIRQGLTDAKGKQRFVGLVSLFAVEAGITLKLEALTQEDNSEIKVVQALLETLQLDGLLITMDALHAQKTLEKIVASGNDYLVAVKSNQGRLYDHLQTYFECLKPMAEHIHSAQSRGRDEHRCIQVYEPVGIALQEWEAIRSVLCVQRWGTRKGKEYHNTAYYISSAATSPQHWQSLVREHWGIENRLHWPKDVVFGEDDYRLEDEQALLNWSVLRTIGINILRLNDYQSLKTAMTKLANRVDIIFSLLT; encoded by the coding sequence ATGAGCCATCTAATCGATACTTTGAAGCAAGTCCCGGATTTCCGCAGTGCCCATGGCCGTATTCATCCGTTATGGCTGCTGTTGCTATTGATGGTGATGGGCATGCTTGCTGGATATCAAGGGTACCGTCCGTTAGAAACCTTTGTGAGCGATTATCGCCAGCCTTTAAGTGAGCTATTGGGGCTTGAGAGCCTCGAAGTTCCGTCTCACTGTACCTTTCGTCGAGTGATGAAGGGGCTTGACTTCCAAGCGTTGAGCCACCAATTTGAAGCATGGATGCTCTCGAAAGCCCAGACTCACTCTCCCGATAATTATGCAGCCTCCATTGATGGCAAACGGATTCGTCAGGGGCTGACAGATGCCAAGGGGAAGCAGCGTTTTGTAGGGTTGGTGAGTTTATTTGCGGTGGAAGCAGGCATCACCCTCAAGCTCGAAGCCCTCACTCAGGAGGATAATAGCGAAATCAAAGTCGTCCAGGCACTGTTGGAAACCCTTCAACTCGATGGCTTGCTGATTACCATGGATGCCTTACACGCCCAAAAAACACTTGAGAAGATTGTGGCCTCGGGTAACGACTATCTTGTGGCGGTCAAATCCAATCAGGGAAGACTTTACGACCACCTCCAGACTTACTTTGAGTGTCTTAAACCCATGGCTGAGCACATCCACTCCGCCCAAAGTAGAGGACGAGATGAACATCGGTGTATACAGGTTTATGAGCCTGTCGGCATAGCCCTACAAGAATGGGAGGCAATTCGCTCTGTGCTTTGTGTCCAACGATGGGGCACTCGCAAAGGAAAGGAGTATCACAATACGGCCTATTACATCAGTTCAGCTGCCACCTCACCCCAGCATTGGCAATCTCTGGTCCGAGAACATTGGGGCATTGAAAATCGGTTGCATTGGCCGAAGGATGTTGTTTTTGGCGAAGATGATTATCGACTCGAAGATGAACAAGCACTGCTCAATTGGTCAGTGCTTAGAACTATTGGGATTAATATCCTGCGGCTAAACGACTATCAATCCCTCAAAACCGCGATGACTAAGCTGGCTAATCGGGTCGATATTATTTTTTCGCTGCTAACTTAA
- the psbD gene encoding photosystem II D2 protein (photosystem q(a) protein) translates to MTIAVGRAQERGWFDVLDDWLKRDRFVFIGWSGILLFPCAFLSIGGWFTGTTFVTSWYTHGLASSYLEGANFLTVAVSTPADSLGHSLLLLWGPEAQGDFTRWCQLGGLWNFTTLHGVFGLIGFMLRQFEIARLVGVRPYNAVAFSGPIAVYVSVFLMYPLGQSSWFFAPSWGVTSIFRFLLFAQGFHNLTLNPFHMMGVAGILGGALLCAIHGATVENTLFEDGQDANTFAAFTPTQAEETYSMVTANRFWSQIFGIAFSNKRWLHFFMLFVPVTGLWASAIGLVGIALNMRAYDFVSQEIRAAEDPEFETFYTKNILLNEGLRAWMAPQDQIHENFIFPEEVLPRGNAL, encoded by the coding sequence ATGACCATAGCAGTCGGACGCGCCCAGGAGCGAGGATGGTTTGACGTCCTCGACGACTGGCTTAAGCGTGATCGGTTCGTCTTTATTGGTTGGTCAGGTATCCTACTTTTCCCCTGTGCGTTTCTATCCATCGGGGGATGGTTTACCGGCACAACTTTCGTAACTTCCTGGTACACCCACGGTCTTGCTAGCTCCTACCTAGAAGGGGCTAACTTCTTGACCGTTGCTGTATCCACTCCCGCCGACAGCCTCGGCCACTCCCTACTTCTACTTTGGGGACCCGAAGCTCAAGGTGACTTCACCCGCTGGTGTCAGCTGGGTGGACTGTGGAACTTCACCACATTACATGGTGTCTTCGGCTTGATCGGCTTCATGCTGCGTCAATTCGAGATTGCCCGTCTAGTAGGCGTGCGTCCTTACAACGCAGTTGCCTTCAGCGGTCCTATCGCCGTGTATGTTTCCGTCTTTTTGATGTATCCTTTGGGCCAATCCAGCTGGTTCTTTGCACCTAGCTGGGGTGTAACAAGCATCTTCCGATTCTTGTTATTTGCTCAAGGTTTCCACAACCTAACCCTCAACCCCTTCCACATGATGGGTGTTGCAGGTATTTTGGGTGGTGCGCTGTTGTGCGCCATTCACGGAGCCACTGTTGAGAACACCTTGTTTGAAGACGGTCAAGACGCCAATACATTTGCTGCGTTCACTCCGACCCAAGCAGAAGAGACCTACTCCATGGTCACTGCTAACCGATTCTGGTCTCAGATTTTCGGGATTGCCTTTTCCAACAAGCGTTGGTTGCACTTTTTCATGTTGTTCGTGCCTGTGACTGGTCTATGGGCTTCTGCCATTGGCCTCGTGGGTATCGCCCTCAACATGCGTGCTTATGACTTCGTTAGCCAGGAAATCCGGGCTGCTGAAGACCCTGAGTTCGAAACCTTCTACACCAAGAACATTCTCTTGAATGAAGGTCTACGTGCTTGGATGGCACCCCAAGACCAAATCCATGAAAACTTCATCTTCCCTGAAGAAGTTCTACCCCGCGGTAACGCTCTGTAG
- a CDS encoding HEAT repeat domain-containing protein: MVKLVNELIAELRSQLRHDNAYDLLWEMGEAAIAPLLVTLCDDEEENQVRESCAQLMGHVIPAGVNQLLKLLREAQGDQADLAAWGLRYNHAPELIEPQLFTSLQDSSPTIRANAARALRYIHIDLQAFDSRLLEALQDEYIEVRLDVLRILIQLVEVGLEQYGICNVTALAAAVSTRMNSSSVNSEEYHLSNTVLSCLASENPHLADA, translated from the coding sequence GTGGTGAAATTAGTAAACGAATTGATTGCGGAGTTGCGATCGCAACTCCGTCACGACAATGCCTATGATCTACTTTGGGAGATGGGCGAAGCAGCGATTGCCCCCTTACTCGTAACTCTGTGTGATGACGAAGAAGAGAATCAGGTGCGTGAAAGCTGTGCCCAACTCATGGGTCATGTCATACCAGCAGGTGTGAACCAGCTATTAAAGCTGCTGAGGGAGGCTCAAGGTGATCAGGCAGATCTAGCTGCTTGGGGGCTACGATACAACCATGCACCTGAACTCATTGAACCTCAGCTATTTACATCGCTACAGGATAGTTCGCCCACGATTCGGGCTAATGCAGCTCGCGCGCTTCGCTATATCCACATTGATTTACAAGCCTTTGATTCTCGATTGCTAGAAGCTTTGCAAGATGAATACATCGAGGTTCGACTGGATGTGTTACGTATCCTCATCCAGTTAGTAGAGGTTGGGCTTGAGCAATATGGTATCTGTAATGTCACTGCACTGGCTGCAGCCGTCAGCACAAGGATGAATTCCAGTAGCGTAAATTCAGAAGAATATCACTTGTCTAATACAGTGTTGTCTTGTCTTGCATCGGAAAACCCTCATCTTGCTGATGCCTGA
- a CDS encoding HEAT repeat domain-containing protein: MNDSLTTLPTDQLLSQAEQCARSDDDESDLYGDILYALHLRSDSLIFDTAVEWCKSSDFCMRALGAAVLSQLGCADRHSPYPFGDAALPILLSLLHDPETDVLCSAINALGHHASYDFLWDSSELVAFANHDSADVRCSVAYALGGPQCDRSDLAVAMMCRLAQDDDYDVRNWALFGLGNLSDADSPQVREVLFQGLSDPDDEIRGEAVMGLAKRQDTRVIPVMLKELALPSVDNLVIEAAVEFPQPQYLVHLEELLAANPDDYDLNEAVKKCSQL; this comes from the coding sequence ATGAATGATTCGCTCACAACCTTACCGACAGACCAACTTCTTTCTCAAGCAGAACAATGCGCTCGTTCTGACGATGATGAAAGTGATCTATACGGGGATATTCTTTACGCTCTTCATCTCCGTTCAGACTCACTGATATTTGATACTGCTGTGGAATGGTGTAAAAGCTCTGACTTCTGTATGAGAGCATTGGGGGCTGCCGTCTTATCACAACTTGGATGTGCAGATCGCCACTCACCTTATCCATTTGGCGACGCTGCACTGCCAATTCTGTTGTCGCTGCTCCACGATCCTGAAACGGACGTTCTTTGCAGTGCTATCAATGCTTTGGGTCACCATGCATCCTATGATTTCTTGTGGGACAGTAGTGAACTGGTGGCATTTGCCAATCACGATTCTGCCGATGTCCGTTGCTCAGTGGCCTATGCTTTAGGCGGTCCTCAGTGCGATCGCTCTGACCTTGCAGTCGCAATGATGTGTCGATTAGCGCAGGACGATGACTATGATGTGCGTAATTGGGCATTGTTTGGTTTGGGTAACTTAAGTGATGCCGATTCTCCCCAGGTTCGTGAGGTTCTGTTTCAGGGTTTATCGGATCCTGATGATGAAATCCGAGGAGAGGCGGTTATGGGCCTTGCTAAACGTCAAGATACCCGCGTTATCCCTGTAATGCTCAAGGAATTAGCACTACCATCCGTCGACAATCTAGTGATTGAAGCTGCCGTAGAATTTCCACAGCCCCAATATCTGGTGCATCTGGAAGAATTACTAGCAGCTAATCCTGATGATTACGACCTGAACGAAGCAGTCAAAAAATGTAGCCAGTTGTAA
- a CDS encoding DUF6334 family protein has translation MWQLTNNRGYDDGLQFEFGIAGQQTRILVDGAAAQIRIWEIKPYL, from the coding sequence GTGTGGCAGCTCACGAATAATCGTGGATATGATGATGGTCTCCAGTTTGAGTTTGGGATTGCTGGGCAACAAACACGCATTCTTGTAGATGGAGCAGCCGCCCAGATCAGGATATGGGAAATCAAGCCCTATCTGTAG
- a CDS encoding trypsin-like peptidase domain-containing protein, translating to MRTSFTIMQRSLKHLVFSLLVGSALLQTGCQSWFNRGGNTAESPQSIPEIPATEIANRSQISSDLIVKMVDQVGPSVVRINAARSSKGSFGLFDRPDRSLEQGTGSGFIFDETGLVLTNAHVVEGADEVTVVLKDGQQFPGTVEGADPLTDIAVIKIEAKESLPALELGDSDTLQPGDWAIAIGNPLGLNNTVTMGIISATDRSSSQLGAPDQRVNFIQTDAAINPGNSGGPLLNLKGEVIGINTAIIRESQESGVTAQGLGFAIPVKIADRISKQLLNDGKVAHPYLGIRMVSVSAETKALLQEELDLQVQQEKGVLVVDVLSDSPAAAAQLKSGDVIVQIGKTQIDNTEQLQQLLQSVTPGDQLSLTIMRKNQKRQAQLEVGTLKPKTFSRRS from the coding sequence ATGCGCACTAGTTTTACGATAATGCAGCGATCCCTTAAACATCTAGTCTTTTCTCTATTGGTAGGAAGTGCGCTGCTCCAGACCGGCTGTCAAAGTTGGTTTAATCGAGGGGGCAACACTGCTGAGAGTCCCCAAAGTATCCCCGAAATTCCGGCCACAGAAATTGCCAATCGCTCCCAGATTAGTTCTGACTTGATTGTCAAAATGGTGGACCAAGTCGGTCCTTCTGTGGTGCGCATTAATGCTGCCCGTAGCTCTAAAGGGTCATTTGGTCTGTTTGATCGTCCTGATCGTTCCCTAGAGCAAGGGACGGGGTCTGGGTTTATTTTTGATGAGACCGGCTTGGTCCTAACCAATGCCCATGTCGTTGAAGGTGCTGATGAAGTAACAGTTGTGCTCAAAGACGGCCAGCAGTTTCCCGGCACTGTCGAGGGGGCTGATCCCCTCACCGACATTGCTGTGATTAAGATAGAGGCGAAGGAGTCGCTGCCTGCCCTTGAACTGGGAGATTCAGATACGTTACAGCCTGGAGACTGGGCCATTGCCATTGGGAATCCCTTGGGGCTGAACAATACGGTGACCATGGGGATTATTAGCGCCACGGATCGGTCTAGTTCCCAGCTAGGAGCCCCGGACCAGCGCGTTAACTTTATCCAAACAGATGCTGCGATTAATCCGGGGAATTCTGGGGGACCGCTGCTCAATCTTAAAGGTGAAGTGATTGGAATTAATACGGCGATTATTCGCGAGTCCCAGGAGTCGGGAGTCACGGCCCAGGGGCTGGGCTTTGCCATTCCCGTGAAGATTGCCGACCGCATTAGTAAGCAATTATTGAATGATGGGAAAGTTGCCCATCCCTATTTGGGAATTCGAATGGTGAGCGTGTCGGCAGAGACGAAGGCGTTGTTACAAGAAGAGCTGGACCTACAAGTCCAGCAAGAGAAAGGGGTGCTGGTGGTGGATGTCTTGTCCGATTCGCCAGCGGCAGCGGCTCAGTTAAAGTCTGGCGATGTGATTGTACAAATTGGCAAAACCCAAATTGATAATACGGAGCAACTACAGCAGCTCTTACAGTCTGTGACGCCGGGTGATCAGCTCTCCCTCACGATCATGCGGAAGAATCAGAAACGCCAAGCCCAACTGGAAGTGGGCACCCTCAAACCGAAAACCTTTTCGCGACGGTCTTAA
- a CDS encoding M28 family peptidase yields the protein MARVESWKDVQKSESLDLKCDRMSVRGLYVLPVSPACRSISPVSPSPEATPAASPPDAPPPATAPPPVTAKPPPLVNGDRLMADLNALNFERYTTAELKKTRAFMAQTLSASGWTVTEQPFETGVNLVAERPGTDPNAGVLLVGAHYDSVRGSPGSDDNATGVVAALEVARLLGDRKTIRPLRIVLFDQEEAGLVGSYAYAQRPENLQNLDGVVILEMLGYTCSTPGCQQVPGEFKVKLPSDKGDFLAIAGDTEHLPLLNAFSEHHQPTLPALVPVSIPFKGLLTPVILRSDHTPFWFEGIGAVMLTDTAHLRNPHYHRRTDTPDTVDAAFLTGNAQTAVNAITALLDRPQSFLTTETDKS from the coding sequence ATGGCTAGGGTTGAGTCGTGGAAAGATGTTCAAAAGTCGGAAAGCTTGGATCTTAAGTGCGATCGCATGTCTGTTCGTGGTCTTTATGTCCTGCCAGTCTCCCCGGCCTGTCGCTCAATCTCCCCCGTCTCTCCATCGCCAGAGGCGACACCCGCAGCATCGCCGCCCGATGCTCCGCCTCCAGCAACTGCTCCGCCGCCTGTCACCGCAAAGCCACCCCCCCTTGTTAATGGCGATCGGTTAATGGCAGATCTCAATGCTCTGAACTTTGAGCGCTACACGACAGCCGAGTTAAAGAAAACGAGAGCGTTTATGGCCCAAACCCTCTCGGCATCTGGCTGGACCGTAACAGAACAGCCTTTTGAAACAGGGGTGAATCTTGTGGCTGAACGTCCAGGTACAGACCCGAATGCAGGGGTCTTGCTGGTGGGCGCGCATTATGATTCAGTCCGAGGGTCTCCCGGATCGGATGATAATGCTACTGGGGTAGTGGCGGCTCTGGAAGTGGCGAGACTGCTAGGCGATCGCAAAACGATACGGCCCCTGCGTATTGTTCTATTTGATCAAGAAGAAGCCGGACTGGTGGGCAGCTATGCCTATGCCCAACGCCCCGAAAATCTCCAAAATTTAGACGGCGTCGTGATCTTGGAAATGTTGGGCTACACCTGTTCGACACCAGGCTGTCAGCAGGTCCCTGGAGAATTCAAGGTGAAGCTACCGAGTGACAAAGGAGACTTTCTTGCGATCGCAGGCGATACAGAGCACCTACCGTTACTGAATGCCTTTAGCGAGCATCATCAGCCAACCTTACCTGCATTAGTCCCCGTCTCCATTCCTTTTAAAGGTCTATTAACCCCTGTCATCCTGCGCAGTGACCATACGCCATTTTGGTTTGAAGGAATAGGAGCCGTGATGCTCACCGATACCGCCCATCTGCGCAATCCCCACTATCATCGGCGCACCGATACACCAGATACGGTAGATGCAGCATTCCTAACGGGCAATGCTCAAACCGCTGTCAACGCAATCACCGCCCTCTTAGACCGACCGCAAAGTTTCTTGACGACTGAAACCGACAAATCTTAA